DNA from Papio anubis isolate 15944 chromosome 1, Panubis1.0, whole genome shotgun sequence:
TCTGAGGCCTACTGGAGCTCATTTAGGTGGGAAAAGCTAACTGTGCACATCTTTTCCAATTTTGTGCTCAGTGACTTCACATTGGTAACTTCAAAACTGCCATGTTGGGTATATTTCCACCATGGAAACTGGCAAATACTTCAAGCCAGGCCCTTTTATCTGGAGGTTtcattgtgaaatattttccagAGGACCCCTTGGTGTATTCTGAAACACCCAGCTGGTCCTTAGGGCTTGTATTAAGGAAATAGGTACTTCAGGGAGCTGTGAATACTGTACTCAGGCTTGTGAGGACAGAGCAATCCCAGTTTCCcttgaaaggaagaagaagaagctcATTCTGTTGATTTTTAATCTATGTACTTTTATCTGGAGGAAAGATTCAAGTCGTTTCTTTCAGGTTACTGATGTGACTGTATGATCTAAATATCATTCTTCTGCTACACATGCATTGATTTTAGAGGAGGTATACTTACGACCTTTggtttgaaatatttaaagagtttCATTACTATCTTTTAGGTTGACTAAACTCCTGCCAGCATGTCTTGCCAGCAAAACCAGCAGCAGTGCCAGCCCCCTCCCACGTGTCCTCCTAAGTGTACCCCAAAATGTCCACCTAAGTGTCCCCCCAAATGCCCACCCCAGTGCCCAGCTCCATGCTCCCCTGCAGTCTCTTcctgctgtggtcccagctctggaggctgctgtggtcccagctctggGGGCTGCTGCAGCTCTGGGAGTGGTGGCTGCTGCCTGAGTCACCACAGGCCCCGTCTCTTCCACCGGCGTCGGCACCAGAGCCCAGATTGCTGTGAGAGTGAACCTTCTGGGGGCTCTGGCTGCTGCCACAGCTCTGGGGGCTGCTGCTGACCTGGTCTTCAGAGGAGCTCTTGGAACTGAATGGTCAAGAACCTGCTGCAGCCTGATGGATACGCTTTCTGCTTCCTCTCATTCCATTCATTGGTGTGCAGAGACCACAAAGACTCATGGGGTTTCCCTGCAATAACTTCGTGCTTGATGGAGGACCCCaattgcagttttcttttcctcctttatcTCATGTTATAATAAAGCTCTGATTTCTGACTCGCTAAATGTCTCGgtcattctattttcttctgagaTTTGTAATGTCCTCCAAAGGACAGGGCCTCAgagataataaatagaaaaaatgtggaagagttacttagaaaatacaaagaatataagGAATATAAGAATACAAAGAATACAAGACACTGTAAGAAAGAAAAGACCTTTCCTCCAGAGAAATTTTCTTCATGAGGCAAGGAGAAGACATGAGTAGGTGATACATGAAAAGCTGCTCCGAGGAACTGATTCCCCCAAAGGCAGGGTGGATGGAGCTCCAAGAGGGTCAACTCTGGCTATGGCAGCTTTGCCTTTCTCTCCACTAAGCCAGACACATGTTCTAATTTTCTGTCTATTCCAGACGTTGGGAAGGTTGGGAAGCTCTGCAGACTTGTTCTTCTCTAGGGAGAAGAACacatttaaatgaagaaatacttACCTGCTCTTAGAATCAA
Protein-coding regions in this window:
- the LOC110740910 gene encoding late cornified envelope protein 2D, which encodes MSCQQNQQQCQPPPTCPPKCTPKCPPKCPPKCPPQCPAPCSPAVSSCCGPSSGGCCGPSSGGCCSSGSGGCCLSHHRPRLFHRRRHQSPDCCESEPSGGSGCCHSSGGCC